From Equus quagga isolate Etosha38 chromosome 3, UCLA_HA_Equagga_1.0, whole genome shotgun sequence, one genomic window encodes:
- the PNMA2 gene encoding paraneoplastic antigen Ma2, with product MALALLEDWCRIMSVDDQKSLMVMGIPVDCDEAEIQEVLQETLKSLGRYRLLGKIFRKQENANAVLLELMEDIDVSVIPSEVQGRGGIWKVIFKTPNQDTEFLERLNLFLEKEGQTVSGMFRALGHEGVSPAAVPCVSPELLAHLLGQAIAHAPQPLLPMRYRKLRVFSGSAVPAPEEEPFEIWLEQATEIVKEWPVAEAEKKRWLMESLRGPALDLMHIVQADNPSISVEECLEAFKQVFGSLESRRTSQVKYLKTYQEEGEKVSAYVLRLETLLRRAVEKRAIPRNIADQVRLEQVMAGASLSEILWCRLRELKDQGPPPSFLELMKVIREEEEEEASFENENIEEPDEGDGYGHWDNEADD from the coding sequence ATGGCGCTGGCACTGCTGGAGGACTGGTGCAGGATAATGAGCGTGGATGATCAGAAATCGCTGATGGTTATGGGGATACCAGTGGACTGTGATGAGGCTGAGATTCAGGAGGTTCTCCAGGAGACTTTGAAGTCTCTGGGCAGGTATAGACTGCTTGGCAAAATATTCAGGAAGCAGGAGAATGCCAATGCTGTGTTATTAGAGCTCATGGAGGACATTGATGTCTCAGTGATCCCCAGTGAGGTTCAGGGAAGGGGGGGCATCTGGAAAGTGATCTTTAAGACCCCTAACCAGGACACTGAATTTCTTGAAAGACTGAACCTCTTTCTAGAAAAAGAGGGGCAGACAGTCTCCGGGATGTTCCGGGCCCTTGGGCATGAGGGAGTGTCTCCAGCCGCAGTGCCCTGCGTATCACCAGAGTTATTGGCCCATTTGTTGGGCCAGGCAATAGCACATGCCCCTCAGCCTCTGCTCCCCATGAGATACCGGAAACTGAGAGTGTTCTCCGGGAGTGCTGTGCCAGCGCCAGAGGAAGAGCCCTTTGAAATCTGGTTGGAACAGGCCACTGAGATAGTCAAAGAGTGGCCAGTAGCCgaggcagaaaagaaaaggtggtTGATGGAAAGTCTGCGTGGCCCTGCCCTGGACCTCATGCATATAGTGCAGGCGGACAATCCGTCCATCAGTGTGGAGGAGTGTTTGGAGGCGTTTAAGCAAGTGTTTGGAAGCCTGGAGAGCCGCAGGACCTCCCAGGTGAAGTATCTGAAGACCTatcaggaggaaggagagaaggtcTCTGCCTATGTGTTGCGGTTAGAAACCCTGCTCCGGAGAGCTGTGGAGAAGCGGGCCATCCCGAGGAACATCGCGGATCAGGTCCGCTTGGAGCAGGTCATGGCTGGGGCGAGCCTTAGCGAGATCCTCTGGTGTAGGCTCAGGGAGCTGAAAGACCAGGGGCCGCCTCCCAGCTTCCTCGAGTTGATGAAGGTGATccgggaagaggaggaggaagaggcctcTTTTGAAAACGAGAATATTGAAGAGCCAGATGAAGGGGACGGCTATGGCCACTGGGACAATGAGGCAGATGACTGA